From a region of the Egicoccus sp. AB-alg2 genome:
- a CDS encoding SHOCT domain-containing protein: MPLLDVFWAMLIFFLWIVWFWLLITVFADIFRSHDLSGWGKAGWTIFVVALPYLGVLVYLIARGRSMQERQRRSAYEMDQATRAYIREAAGTTSTTDELARLAQLHDTGALTDEEYNTQKSRILAV; the protein is encoded by the coding sequence ATGCCACTCTTGGACGTCTTCTGGGCGATGCTTATCTTCTTCCTCTGGATCGTCTGGTTCTGGCTGCTGATCACGGTCTTCGCCGACATCTTCCGCAGCCACGACCTGTCCGGCTGGGGCAAGGCCGGATGGACGATCTTCGTCGTGGCCCTCCCCTATCTCGGCGTGCTCGTCTACCTGATCGCGCGCGGGCGTTCCATGCAGGAGCGGCAGCGCCGCAGCGCCTACGAGATGGACCAGGCGACCCGTGCCTACATCCGGGAAGCCGCAGGCACCACCTCGACGACCGACGAACTGGCGCGGCTCGCGCAGTTGCACGACACCGGCGCCCTCACCGACGAGGAGTACAACACGCAGAAGTCACGCATTCTCGCGGTCTAG
- a CDS encoding LuxR C-terminal-related transcriptional regulator, whose product MTSTDPTNDVSSRDATAAARWPAPAPFLPPLRAHWLRRPRLLRRLPSGDARVLVTAPAGWGKTTLLTQWAHLERGTRHVAWLALDATADDPGELGARLLAAVGWATGPSLLLLDDVDAVTSQPSQAMLTALVASPSPRLTIVLASRTEPDWLPPGVTEPERLDADDLAFTDLEATVLLQRTVGLDLGVDRIADLREHTGGWPGALCVAASAATVPGPVSGFDEDLIGDALTEYVEDAYLPEIDAELRTFLHRTSILDRLDTAACAAVTGSTQAEALLARARAQQHVVPLPSSGSTARLRPLVRDVLRRRLADVDGEVAVRQLHRRAAAWFEGHGYLAEALHHAIEGADQQRLGRLGPSYWFDLLRAGRTADLPAWRWAWEWGTTQADPRRALSIAWLAAASGDTDALAAWSRLAAEGIVREAVDGFASGISSFAVLQALASYQPIADLLPVVREAVAREAGGATPGEASARLALAWLSYLRGDATDGYFTEAATAAAGQPLVLAATLTTSTLAVLERDPVQAGELAGEALRRLRRLGFADHPITWPALLVAGCHDDGADPEGAARLRDRAWQQARRFDPVSPWPGIVAATILAAFALDRGDRERAATVLAEAQVLRRRYGHDDGRLFARMDALQQRLAELTDEFGHPLSERELQVLRRLQGRLDQTEIAKQLGVSPNTLKSHVRMVYRKLGARSRSEAVASARRRGLV is encoded by the coding sequence ATGACCAGCACCGACCCCACGAACGACGTCTCATCACGCGACGCGACGGCCGCTGCCCGGTGGCCCGCGCCCGCGCCGTTCCTGCCACCCCTCCGGGCGCACTGGCTCCGACGCCCACGGCTGCTGCGACGCCTGCCCTCCGGCGACGCCCGGGTACTGGTCACGGCGCCGGCCGGATGGGGCAAGACGACGCTGCTGACCCAGTGGGCCCACCTGGAGCGCGGAACCCGCCACGTCGCCTGGCTCGCTCTCGACGCGACCGCCGACGACCCGGGCGAACTCGGCGCGCGGCTGCTCGCCGCCGTCGGGTGGGCGACCGGCCCGTCACTGCTCCTGCTCGACGACGTCGACGCCGTCACGTCCCAGCCGAGCCAGGCGATGCTGACGGCTCTGGTCGCCTCGCCGTCTCCTCGTCTGACGATCGTCCTGGCCAGCAGGACGGAGCCGGACTGGCTCCCGCCCGGCGTGACGGAGCCCGAGCGACTGGACGCGGACGACCTGGCGTTCACCGATCTCGAGGCGACGGTGCTGCTGCAACGCACCGTCGGCCTCGACCTGGGAGTCGACCGGATCGCCGACCTGCGGGAACACACCGGCGGCTGGCCGGGGGCCCTGTGCGTGGCCGCCTCGGCGGCCACGGTTCCGGGGCCGGTCTCGGGGTTCGACGAGGACCTCATCGGCGACGCGCTGACCGAGTACGTCGAGGACGCCTACCTGCCGGAGATCGACGCCGAGCTGCGCACGTTCCTGCATCGCACCAGCATCCTGGACCGCCTCGACACCGCCGCCTGCGCGGCGGTCACCGGGTCCACGCAGGCAGAGGCACTGCTCGCGCGGGCGCGTGCACAGCAGCACGTCGTCCCCCTGCCGTCCAGCGGGTCCACGGCACGGCTGCGCCCACTGGTACGGGACGTCCTGCGACGCCGACTCGCGGACGTCGACGGCGAGGTGGCGGTCCGCCAGCTGCACCGGCGGGCAGCGGCGTGGTTCGAGGGCCACGGCTATCTCGCCGAGGCGCTGCACCACGCGATCGAGGGCGCCGACCAGCAGCGGCTGGGACGGCTCGGTCCCTCGTACTGGTTCGACCTGCTGCGGGCGGGTCGCACCGCCGACCTGCCCGCATGGCGATGGGCGTGGGAGTGGGGCACCACGCAGGCCGACCCGCGGCGCGCGCTGAGCATCGCGTGGCTCGCCGCCGCCAGCGGCGACACCGACGCCTTGGCCGCCTGGTCACGGCTGGCCGCGGAAGGGATCGTGCGGGAGGCCGTCGACGGCTTCGCGTCCGGCATCTCCTCCTTCGCCGTGCTGCAGGCGCTGGCCAGCTACCAACCGATCGCCGATCTGCTGCCGGTGGTGCGTGAGGCGGTCGCGCGGGAGGCGGGTGGGGCCACCCCGGGCGAGGCGTCCGCGCGCCTGGCGTTGGCGTGGTTGTCGTACCTCCGAGGCGACGCCACGGACGGGTACTTCACGGAGGCCGCCACGGCCGCAGCCGGACAGCCCCTCGTCCTGGCGGCCACGTTGACGACCAGCACCCTCGCCGTCCTCGAGCGCGACCCCGTACAGGCCGGGGAGCTGGCCGGGGAAGCGCTGCGACGCCTACGACGCCTGGGCTTCGCCGACCATCCGATCACGTGGCCGGCCCTGCTCGTGGCCGGCTGCCACGACGACGGCGCCGATCCGGAGGGCGCGGCCCGGCTCCGCGACCGGGCGTGGCAGCAGGCCAGACGCTTCGATCCCGTCAGCCCGTGGCCGGGCATCGTCGCCGCCACCATCCTCGCCGCGTTCGCCTTGGACCGCGGCGACCGCGAGCGGGCCGCCACCGTCCTCGCGGAGGCGCAGGTGCTGCGGCGCCGCTACGGACACGACGACGGTCGCCTGTTCGCACGGATGGACGCGCTGCAGCAGCGCCTCGCAGAACTGACCGACGAGTTCGGCCATCCGCTGTCGGAGCGCGAGTTGCAGGTGCTGCGCCGGTTGCAGGGCCGGCTCGACCAGACCGAGATCGCCAAACAGCTCGGGGTCTCCCCGAACACGCTGAAGTCGCACGTGCGGATGGTCTACCGCAAGCTCGGTGCGCGCAGCCGCAGCGAGGCCGTGGCCAGCGCCCGGCGTCGCGGGCTGGTCTGA
- a CDS encoding 1-acyl-sn-glycerol-3-phosphate acyltransferase, which translates to MLPPRWARRLVLAPAVPLLTLLVLTTLPLTLLVAAFASPVLPGRLRPLRILLFALVFLLAESVALVAMGALWLASGFGRRIGEDRWQAAHYAVMRHYLAVLVHTAQRTFKLDFAVDDEAAMPGADTFDAPAPVVVLSRHAGPGDSFLLVHGLLQRGLRPRIVLRADLQWAPALDVGLNRIPTHFVARGAPRGTGTAAVAVLAAGLRSGDALVLFPEGRNFTPARRLHSIARLEELDRHDEAEQARQMRHVLTPRPGGALAALTAAPAADVVFVAHTGLEDLSSVVDLWRGLPMDSQIEIEAWRVPAAEVPTDRAEAEEWLLTWWRRIDGWILARHGPAAIPDAVVTAVGGVEPGADAPQAPERDGLPSEEPSGP; encoded by the coding sequence ATGCTGCCGCCGCGCTGGGCGCGCCGGCTCGTGCTGGCACCGGCCGTACCGCTGCTGACCCTCCTCGTGCTGACCACGCTGCCGCTGACCCTGCTGGTCGCGGCGTTCGCGTCGCCGGTCCTGCCGGGGCGCCTGCGCCCGCTGCGCATCCTGCTGTTCGCGCTGGTGTTCCTGCTGGCCGAGTCCGTTGCGCTGGTGGCCATGGGCGCGTTGTGGTTGGCCAGCGGGTTCGGGCGGCGGATCGGCGAGGACCGTTGGCAGGCCGCGCACTACGCGGTCATGCGGCACTATCTCGCCGTCCTGGTCCACACGGCGCAGCGGACCTTCAAGCTGGACTTCGCGGTCGACGACGAAGCGGCGATGCCCGGCGCCGACACCTTTGACGCACCCGCGCCGGTCGTGGTGCTCAGCCGGCACGCCGGTCCGGGAGACTCGTTCCTGCTGGTGCACGGTCTGCTGCAGCGCGGCCTGCGGCCGCGGATCGTGCTGCGCGCGGACCTGCAGTGGGCACCGGCCCTGGACGTCGGTCTCAACCGCATCCCGACCCACTTCGTGGCGCGTGGCGCCCCCCGCGGCACCGGCACGGCGGCCGTCGCGGTGCTGGCGGCCGGCCTGCGCTCCGGCGACGCCCTGGTGCTCTTCCCGGAGGGGCGCAACTTCACCCCCGCCCGACGGCTGCACTCCATCGCGCGGCTGGAGGAGCTCGACCGTCACGACGAGGCCGAGCAGGCCCGCCAGATGCGCCACGTGCTGACGCCGCGGCCGGGCGGCGCCCTGGCGGCCCTGACGGCGGCACCGGCAGCCGACGTCGTCTTCGTGGCGCACACCGGGCTCGAGGACCTCTCCAGCGTCGTCGACCTGTGGCGTGGCCTGCCGATGGACTCGCAGATCGAGATCGAGGCGTGGCGCGTCCCGGCTGCAGAGGTGCCCACCGACCGCGCCGAGGCGGAGGAGTGGCTACTGACCTGGTGGCGACGGATCGACGGCTGGATCCTCGCGCGTCACGGTCCCGCCGCCATCCCCGACGCGGTCGTCACCGCCGTCGGCGGGGTCGAGCCGGGCGCCGACGCCCCGCAGGCGCCGGAGCGGGACGGCCTGCCGTCGGAGGAACCGTCCGGGCCGTGA
- a CDS encoding SHOCT domain-containing protein yields MPGLLRGVARTAVVAGTASAVSGRVQRRQAERFADRDAEIYVERQQAYDQQMAAAYPPAAPPPAPAARPDRLSQLERLGQLRSQGLLTDEEFQAEKARLLAS; encoded by the coding sequence ATGCCGGGCTTGCTGCGAGGGGTCGCACGCACGGCCGTGGTGGCCGGGACGGCCAGTGCCGTCTCCGGTCGCGTCCAGCGACGACAGGCGGAGCGGTTCGCGGATCGCGACGCCGAGATCTACGTCGAACGCCAGCAGGCGTACGACCAGCAGATGGCAGCCGCGTACCCGCCCGCCGCACCGCCACCCGCTCCCGCTGCGCGACCGGACCGGCTGTCGCAACTGGAACGGCTGGGACAGCTGCGCTCGCAGGGGCTGCTCACCGACGAGGAGTTCCAGGCGGAGAAGGCGAGGTTGCTCGCCTCATGA
- a CDS encoding LuxR C-terminal-related transcriptional regulator produces the protein MSIPPRPSWALRRPRLDALVVDALTRRAVVVATAPAGFGKTTAIADAVRDLGRPTAWVNLDEADRRADRAAQTLLAGVERATGIDGGVAAGSRGDDVVTAVGAAVHALENTGERFVLVVDDGGTALRAGAGQILRLLLERLPAHADLAVIARWHPAIRSERLRVLDRVQEIGPQPLAFTLEETAAYLAEVHGASVDDSTARAVWESTEGWPAAVHLAAVDLRHGADDLPRVSRSIAAYVEQEVLADLRGEDRRRLRDTAVLPQLTPALCDAVLGREGDAALARFVNAGLVVPVEHGGRFRHHGLLRQVLLEELRTEHPAREAVLHGRAATWLTRQGRWHGAVEQALAAGDRPTAMRLLEEHLPELLATGGQAWLRRTCTQVSDADLAERPALLALRLDLALLAGDRGTVESTLATLDEWPRSRATAQPFVRRARATLARLRGDSVDHLRQDPDLRGPVDAVTAHTLGVALGVDGYHDAARRALWHALRSDDVSNQPLRALAILGDLAWERTAAGDLEEGDLLCRRAQRRAEEAGLELPPAAVLLAQAQIAFDRGRPNAARQQALALRTSTSAVHDQPVRVELEVLLANVLLVRGDVAGADRALARLESELLDVDAGAGIRSRLARAHAALRLVLGDHEHAAELHQGLLADAGELAPEDRLIAAQLAARRGDHDVAQHLLRGAAAGTGPRLTIQTLRLRATLAGRRGWVAEAQRLRHEAERLARTHGLMTLHRPTSRPATAAAPPAVERSVNGERRQPPLESLTERELAVLQRLPLWSNGEIAQDLQVSVNTVKSHLKSIYRKLDVDSRANAVRRARAVGVL, from the coding sequence GTGAGCATCCCCCCGCGACCGTCGTGGGCCCTGCGGCGTCCGCGTCTGGATGCACTGGTCGTCGACGCCCTCACACGACGCGCGGTGGTCGTGGCCACCGCGCCGGCCGGCTTCGGCAAGACGACCGCCATCGCCGATGCGGTCCGCGACCTCGGCCGGCCGACCGCGTGGGTCAACCTCGACGAGGCAGATCGTCGCGCCGACCGGGCGGCGCAGACCCTGCTCGCCGGCGTCGAACGTGCCACCGGCATCGACGGTGGCGTAGCAGCCGGGTCCCGAGGCGACGACGTCGTGACCGCCGTCGGTGCCGCCGTGCACGCGCTCGAGAACACCGGCGAGCGGTTCGTGCTGGTCGTCGACGACGGCGGCACGGCGCTGCGAGCCGGCGCCGGCCAGATCCTGCGCCTACTGCTCGAGCGGCTGCCCGCGCACGCCGACCTGGCGGTCATCGCGCGTTGGCACCCGGCGATCCGATCCGAGCGGCTCCGCGTCCTCGACCGGGTGCAGGAGATCGGTCCGCAACCGCTCGCGTTCACGCTGGAGGAGACCGCCGCCTACCTGGCCGAGGTCCACGGGGCCAGCGTCGACGATTCGACCGCACGTGCGGTGTGGGAGTCGACCGAGGGGTGGCCAGCCGCGGTCCACCTCGCGGCCGTCGACCTCCGCCACGGGGCCGACGATCTGCCCCGGGTCAGCCGGTCCATCGCCGCGTACGTCGAGCAGGAGGTGCTGGCGGACCTACGGGGCGAGGACCGCCGACGCCTGCGCGACACCGCCGTGCTGCCACAGTTGACGCCCGCGCTGTGCGACGCGGTGCTGGGCCGCGAGGGTGATGCCGCGCTCGCTCGCTTCGTCAACGCCGGGTTGGTGGTGCCGGTGGAACACGGTGGTCGGTTCCGTCACCACGGTCTGCTGCGGCAGGTGTTGCTGGAAGAGTTGCGCACCGAGCATCCTGCCCGCGAGGCGGTACTCCACGGTCGTGCCGCGACGTGGCTCACCAGACAGGGACGCTGGCACGGTGCCGTGGAGCAGGCCTTGGCCGCCGGCGACCGGCCGACCGCCATGCGCCTGCTGGAGGAGCACCTGCCGGAACTGCTCGCCACTGGCGGTCAGGCGTGGCTGCGGCGCACGTGCACGCAGGTGTCCGACGCGGACCTCGCCGAACGCCCCGCGCTGCTCGCGTTGCGCCTCGACCTGGCCCTGCTGGCCGGCGACCGCGGCACCGTGGAGAGCACGCTCGCCACGCTGGACGAGTGGCCGCGATCCCGCGCGACCGCCCAGCCGTTCGTGCGTCGGGCACGGGCGACGCTGGCACGATTGCGGGGAGACAGCGTCGACCATCTGCGCCAGGACCCCGACCTTCGGGGACCGGTCGACGCCGTGACCGCCCACACCCTGGGGGTCGCCCTGGGCGTCGACGGCTACCACGACGCGGCACGACGGGCGCTGTGGCACGCGCTCCGCAGCGACGACGTCTCGAACCAGCCGCTACGCGCGCTGGCGATCCTCGGTGATCTCGCCTGGGAACGCACGGCCGCCGGCGATCTCGAGGAGGGTGACCTGCTGTGCCGGCGCGCGCAGCGGCGCGCCGAGGAGGCGGGTCTGGAGCTCCCTCCGGCGGCCGTGCTCCTCGCCCAGGCGCAGATCGCCTTCGACCGCGGTCGCCCCAACGCCGCCCGCCAGCAGGCGCTGGCGCTGCGGACGTCGACGAGCGCCGTTCACGACCAACCCGTGCGTGTGGAACTCGAGGTGCTGCTGGCGAACGTCCTGCTCGTTCGGGGCGACGTCGCGGGCGCGGACCGGGCGCTCGCACGGCTGGAGAGCGAACTGCTCGACGTCGACGCCGGCGCCGGCATCCGCTCGCGTCTCGCCCGGGCGCACGCCGCGCTGCGACTCGTGCTCGGCGACCACGAGCATGCGGCCGAACTTCATCAGGGATTGCTGGCCGACGCCGGCGAGCTCGCCCCGGAGGACCGGCTCATCGCGGCGCAACTCGCGGCCCGCCGCGGTGACCACGACGTCGCCCAGCACCTGCTCCGCGGCGCCGCCGCGGGCACCGGTCCGCGACTGACCATCCAGACGCTCCGCCTCCGTGCCACCCTGGCCGGACGGCGCGGGTGGGTGGCCGAGGCCCAACGGCTGCGTCATGAGGCCGAGCGACTGGCCAGGACGCACGGGCTGATGACGCTGCACCGGCCGACGAGCAGACCGGCGACCGCAGCCGCGCCGCCGGCCGTGGAGCGCTCGGTCAACGGCGAACGCCGGCAGCCACCGCTCGAGTCACTGACCGAACGGGAGCTGGCCGTCCTGCAACGCCTGCCGCTGTGGTCCAACGGTGAGATCGCCCAGGACCTGCAGGTCTCCGTCAACACGGTCAAGTCACACCTCAAGAGCATCTACCGGAAGCTCGACGTCGACTCCCGGGCCAATGCCGTCCGCCGCGCCCGCGCGGTCGGCGTGCTCTGA
- a CDS encoding site-2 protease family protein: MARSTWRVARLAGVDVRIDPSWILILFLIVSSFDARIVAAFPGTEPASGLLLALAGAIVFFGSVLVHELAHALVGRRRGYQVTGITLFVFGGATHAKVADRRPGDELLVSVVGPLTSGLVGAGLLLLASWLGGPDRGAPVWLLAWLGTINLFLAAFNLLPGLPLDGGRVLRSLVWARTGNPVLATRVASRAGVLLGYVLIALGLASLVTTGDLGGLWSVAIGWFLADAARREGATSRWRRRLRGVPAAALMEPDPPRVRGDVDVASAIADPSLWRRRDTAVVEEPAAGDSVGVVTLRRLTAVRPEHRSATPVADVMDPFSRHPPVDVHSDVGRMLDGLLSERDGTVTVADGGRVVGVIRQADVGRWLQRQHARGAAP; encoded by the coding sequence ATGGCACGCAGCACTTGGCGGGTGGCGCGCCTCGCCGGTGTCGACGTGCGGATCGACCCGTCCTGGATCCTGATCCTGTTCCTGATCGTCTCCAGTTTCGACGCACGCATCGTCGCCGCCTTCCCAGGCACCGAACCGGCGTCCGGACTCCTGCTCGCCCTTGCGGGTGCCATCGTGTTCTTCGGCTCCGTCCTCGTGCACGAGCTGGCGCACGCGCTCGTCGGGCGCCGGCGCGGCTACCAGGTGACCGGCATCACACTGTTCGTGTTCGGCGGCGCCACGCATGCCAAGGTCGCGGACCGGCGGCCGGGCGACGAGCTGTTGGTGAGCGTGGTCGGACCGCTGACCAGCGGGTTGGTCGGCGCCGGGCTGCTGCTGCTCGCGAGCTGGCTGGGCGGGCCGGACCGTGGCGCGCCGGTGTGGCTGCTGGCGTGGCTCGGCACCATCAACCTGTTCCTGGCCGCGTTCAACCTGCTGCCCGGCCTGCCGCTCGACGGCGGGCGGGTACTGCGTTCGCTGGTGTGGGCGCGCACCGGCAACCCCGTGCTCGCCACCCGTGTGGCCAGCCGCGCCGGCGTGCTGCTCGGCTACGTGTTGATCGCGCTCGGGCTCGCGTCCCTGGTGACGACCGGCGACCTCGGCGGGCTGTGGTCGGTGGCCATCGGCTGGTTCCTGGCCGACGCGGCTCGCCGGGAGGGCGCCACCAGCCGGTGGCGGAGACGGCTGCGGGGCGTGCCGGCGGCAGCGCTGATGGAGCCCGACCCGCCCCGTGTCCGCGGCGACGTGGACGTGGCCTCGGCGATCGCGGATCCCAGCCTCTGGCGGCGGCGCGACACGGCCGTGGTGGAGGAACCGGCGGCGGGCGACAGCGTCGGCGTGGTCACGCTGCGCCGATTGACCGCCGTGCGCCCGGAACACCGTTCGGCGACGCCCGTGGCCGACGTGATGGATCCGTTCTCGCGGCACCCGCCCGTGGACGTGCACAGCGACGTCGGCCGCATGCTCGACGGCCTGCTGTCGGAGCGGGACGGGACCGTGACGGTCGCCGACGGTGGGCGCGTGGTCGGGGTGATCCGCCAGGCCGACGTCGGGCGATGGCTGCAGCGCCAGCACGCCCGCGGAGCGGCACCCTGA
- a CDS encoding patatin-like phospholipase family protein: MDDVAVEPNPTVVFVLGGGGVHGAVQVGMLQALQEHDIRPDLILGTSVGAMNGAMLAARPDDTVQRLRALWTNLADYSPFEASLLERASTLTRSRTHLHGNHRLRRLLLSYLPARTFGELVVPFQCVAASIERAGARWFADGPLIDALLASTAVPGLLPPVALGGEHYLDGGLVDSIPVGRALELGATCIYVLQVGRVEQPLRVPTKPWEVGLIAFEIARRHRFVEAMGRVPEGVEVHVLPTGLSDAMDFTDPAQFRYRDTTKAAERMETAHLASSAYLTERQRPARRAGRDGGAARAEEG; this comes from the coding sequence GTGGACGACGTGGCGGTGGAACCGAACCCGACCGTCGTCTTCGTGCTCGGCGGCGGCGGCGTCCACGGTGCCGTCCAGGTCGGCATGCTGCAGGCGCTGCAGGAGCACGACATCCGCCCCGACCTCATCCTCGGCACGTCGGTGGGTGCCATGAACGGCGCCATGCTGGCCGCGCGACCCGACGACACGGTCCAGCGGCTGCGTGCGCTGTGGACCAACCTCGCCGACTACAGCCCGTTCGAGGCGTCGCTGCTCGAGCGCGCCAGCACGCTGACCAGGTCCCGGACCCATCTGCACGGCAACCACCGGCTGCGGCGGCTGTTGCTGTCGTACCTCCCCGCGCGGACGTTCGGCGAGCTGGTGGTTCCCTTCCAGTGCGTTGCCGCCAGCATCGAACGGGCCGGCGCCCGCTGGTTCGCCGACGGGCCACTGATCGACGCGCTCCTCGCCTCGACCGCCGTCCCCGGCCTGCTGCCACCGGTGGCGCTCGGCGGCGAGCACTACCTCGACGGCGGTCTGGTCGACAGCATCCCGGTCGGCCGCGCGCTGGAGCTCGGCGCCACCTGCATCTACGTCCTCCAGGTCGGCCGGGTGGAGCAGCCGTTGCGCGTCCCGACCAAGCCGTGGGAGGTCGGGTTGATCGCCTTCGAGATCGCGCGTCGACACCGGTTCGTGGAGGCGATGGGACGCGTTCCCGAGGGCGTCGAGGTGCACGTACTGCCCACCGGGCTGTCCGACGCCATGGACTTCACCGATCCGGCACAGTTCCGCTACCGCGACACGACGAAGGCGGCCGAACGCATGGAGACCGCGCACCTCGCGTCGTCCGCCTACCTCACCGAACGGCAGCGGCCGGCGAGGAGGGCTGGGCGCGACGGGGGCGCGGCACGCGCCGAGGAGGGCTGA
- a CDS encoding DUF6325 family protein — protein MAGGVYGPMDFLILEFPPGASGEGTAAALRDLVDRGTIRLYDLMLVHVSEDGVCGEIDPMAADGELAALAPFVGARSGLLAGDDLDEAARALAPGTVAMVVVYENTWAVPFVAAAREEGAQPVASARLTAQQIMDALDALETVG, from the coding sequence ATGGCTGGCGGCGTGTACGGACCCATGGACTTCCTCATCCTCGAGTTCCCGCCCGGGGCGAGCGGTGAAGGGACCGCCGCGGCGCTCCGCGACCTGGTCGACCGCGGCACGATCCGCCTCTACGACCTGATGCTCGTGCACGTGAGCGAGGACGGCGTGTGCGGAGAGATCGATCCGATGGCCGCGGACGGCGAGCTGGCCGCGCTGGCCCCGTTCGTGGGTGCGAGGTCCGGCCTGCTCGCTGGTGACGACTTGGACGAAGCCGCCCGGGCGCTGGCGCCCGGCACCGTCGCCATGGTCGTCGTCTACGAGAACACCTGGGCCGTCCCGTTCGTCGCCGCGGCCCGCGAAGAAGGTGCGCAGCCGGTCGCGAGCGCCCGGCTGACGGCACAGCAGATCATGGACGCGCTCGACGCCCTCGAGACGGTGGGCTGA